The Hymenobacter sp. GOD-10R genome includes a window with the following:
- a CDS encoding T9SS type A sorting domain-containing protein: protein MSFFAFSQDAWAQCETCRPVTNNINNLSIVNGETVCIAAGVTVSGRITWNGTGGAICNSGTITADFDVPNQGIVYNNQGATINIGNLNLNGANSQIVNNGSFTARTLSVNRDAQFSNGSGATTTLTNLNLNNGTITNLGNLRVEPSGNGNITLGGTIRNTIGATFAITTSININSDAQIDNLGTFTANNINNSATIRNCGTFRQTVAGNNVGFTNNGLVQNFGLFDILGDFTNNGDFEGATQGGVGIVRVGRQSRQNSGKFAVVGYLNFCRGFDTDNGTTNAANVTCSTSLATAGCRNSPLPVELTSFDAKLSKGSVLLTWTTASEKNNEKFVVERSANGESFEAITEVAGHGTSSSSYSYKTTDVAPLAGTSYYRLRQVDFDGATAYSPVLTIQNAAANQTNKLGVYPNPATDYITLDLPKGVSETYEVRISTVSGKLVRRLDLSGSNPQLDLHALPAGTYLLQVRSANTQTVRRLIKQ, encoded by the coding sequence TTGAGCTTTTTCGCTTTTTCACAGGATGCGTGGGCGCAATGCGAGACGTGCCGTCCCGTCACAAACAATATTAATAATCTAAGTATAGTCAATGGCGAAACCGTTTGTATTGCGGCAGGCGTGACTGTTTCGGGCCGGATTACTTGGAATGGCACTGGCGGCGCTATTTGCAACAGTGGTACCATCACAGCCGATTTCGACGTTCCTAATCAAGGAATAGTGTACAACAATCAGGGAGCAACTATTAACATCGGCAACCTCAACCTAAATGGTGCGAACAGCCAAATTGTTAACAATGGCAGCTTCACGGCTCGTACTCTCTCTGTAAACCGTGATGCGCAGTTTTCGAACGGCTCAGGTGCAACAACCACGCTCACCAATTTGAACCTGAATAACGGGACCATTACCAATCTTGGTAACCTGCGTGTAGAACCTTCTGGCAACGGTAACATAACCCTGGGTGGTACTATCAGAAACACTATTGGCGCTACGTTCGCCATCACTACCTCTATTAATATCAACTCAGACGCGCAGATAGACAACCTAGGAACCTTCACAGCCAACAATATTAATAACAGCGCAACCATTAGGAACTGCGGCACTTTCCGGCAGACTGTTGCGGGAAACAACGTTGGTTTTACGAACAATGGTCTCGTTCAAAACTTTGGTCTTTTCGATATCCTCGGTGATTTTACTAATAATGGTGATTTTGAAGGTGCTACTCAGGGTGGCGTAGGCATTGTGCGAGTAGGACGGCAAAGCCGGCAAAACAGCGGTAAGTTTGCGGTGGTGGGCTATCTAAACTTTTGTAGAGGGTTTGACACTGACAATGGTACAACGAACGCTGCTAATGTTACTTGCTCAACTAGTCTTGCCACCGCTGGCTGCCGCAACAGCCCATTACCAGTAGAGCTGACTAGCTTCGATGCGAAGCTCAGCAAAGGCAGTGTACTCCTGACCTGGACCACGGCTTCTGAGAAGAACAACGAAAAGTTTGTAGTGGAGCGTAGCGCTAATGGCGAGTCTTTTGAGGCTATAACCGAAGTGGCAGGCCACGGCACTAGCTCAAGCAGCTACTCTTATAAGACTACCGATGTGGCGCCGCTGGCTGGCACTAGCTACTACCGCTTGCGTCAAGTTGACTTCGATGGTGCTACGGCCTACTCACCAGTACTGACCATCCAGAATGCCGCTGCCAACCAAACGAACAAGCTAGGTGTCTACCCGAACCCCGCCACTGACTACATCACCTTGGATCTGCCCAAGGGAGTTAGCGAAACGTACGAGGTACGCATCAGTACGGTGAGCGGCAAGCTCGTACGCCGCCTGGACCTGAGCGGCAGCAACCCGCAGCTTGACTTACACGCTTTGCCAGCAGGCACCTATCTACTGCAAGTACGCAGCGCCAACACGCAAACTGTGCGGCGCCTCATCAAGCAGTAA
- a CDS encoding SusC/RagA family TonB-linked outer membrane protein: MKQKLLVTLLLVVSLLQQVAAQSREISGRVTDRTNGQGLPGVTVLAKGTTIGVSTNADGGYSITLPTTTSVLTFSSIGYLAVEQPIGSSTKINVSLGADSKQLGEVVVTGALGIQRQAQELGYATSTIGAKELNQARVTNVTNGLAGKVAGLQIQTVNNGINPSVRVTLRGTRSLTGENQALVVIDGVQTTQDVLTSLNPDDVADITILKGANAAALYGSQATNGALIITTKKGGSGPQVTFSHTSQLEQISFWPKLQNEFGPGSSEWIQEYTPYENQQYGPRFDGTIRELGYKPEVGDVQQIPYVSRPNERKDFFNTGYQMQNNVSFSGGDKDTKIYVSYQNTHNKGILPKDEYDRNTFRTNASRQMGKLSAGVNVSYTTYKVDQTTGGVYNQLLNTSSLIPLSRYKNWQTDVYANPNGYYNEYFANPYFNLDDNRRSTRRNTLVGNIDLGYKVTSWLSAQYRVGLTSISEVSKSWQEKFTYSNYTLTRPVNSRTNIPGTVSDLSSSVNRLNSDLFLNFDKRFGVISVKAILGNNLQVNNANYQSVAANALFVPGVFNVNNRIGELTGGQASFRYRQGAFFGDLTLGYKDLVYLHGSGRQETVSTLSKDNRSYFYPSVDASLVLSEAIPVLKELSFFDYGKVRGGYSKVGQVNFPNSSSGVATTYGAYNLAAVYNTGSGFPFGSNASLTLSNQVIQPSLKPEFTHSTEVGTELSFLRQRVSLAATYYYQLSINQTIAASIAPSGGYSSYLLNAGRVQNNGVEVELNLTPIESRGGFTWRVGGNYNYNNNKVLKITDQTKQLALSTTSDNGQAQIYAIEGQPYPVIQGTDYNRDSQGRVILTYINLGQATAADGTKYDRQGWVPSQASQLTNFGNSLPKHKYGFNTSLTFKGLTLAAQAEYRTGYYIYHGVGSTMDFTGASARSASTGRLPFVMPNSSVLSADGVNYEANTTNLTPGGAEFWANSSYNRNIAANYITKGDFFKLRELSLSYAVPATLLSNAKFIKGLNLNLYGRNLFLWVPKENQWTDPEFSNQSGNAIGINDVGQTPPTRFYGASLSATF; the protein is encoded by the coding sequence ATGAAACAAAAACTACTTGTAACACTTCTCCTCGTTGTTAGCCTGTTGCAGCAGGTAGCAGCGCAGAGTCGGGAAATATCGGGGCGGGTAACGGACCGAACCAACGGCCAGGGGCTACCTGGCGTGACAGTGTTGGCGAAAGGCACCACCATTGGCGTTTCCACGAATGCCGACGGGGGCTACTCTATTACGCTTCCTACCACTACCTCCGTTCTTACCTTTTCTTCAATTGGTTATTTAGCCGTTGAGCAACCAATTGGTTCTTCTACGAAAATCAACGTTTCATTAGGTGCTGATAGCAAGCAGCTTGGCGAGGTAGTTGTGACGGGTGCCCTAGGTATTCAGCGCCAGGCCCAGGAGCTAGGATACGCCACCTCGACTATTGGGGCAAAGGAACTGAATCAAGCTCGCGTTACGAACGTGACCAACGGCCTGGCTGGCAAAGTTGCGGGCTTGCAGATCCAGACCGTGAACAACGGCATCAACCCCAGCGTGCGTGTTACGTTGCGTGGCACCCGCTCACTCACGGGCGAAAACCAGGCCCTGGTAGTAATCGACGGCGTGCAGACTACCCAGGACGTGCTAACCTCCCTGAACCCCGACGATGTCGCCGACATCACCATCTTGAAGGGTGCCAACGCGGCCGCCCTCTACGGCTCTCAGGCTACCAACGGCGCCCTCATCATTACAACTAAAAAAGGTGGCTCCGGCCCCCAAGTTACCTTCTCACACACGTCGCAGCTGGAGCAGATAAGCTTCTGGCCCAAGCTTCAGAATGAGTTCGGGCCCGGTTCATCGGAGTGGATTCAGGAGTATACGCCTTACGAGAACCAGCAGTACGGTCCGCGCTTCGACGGTACTATCCGCGAACTGGGCTACAAGCCGGAGGTAGGTGACGTGCAACAGATTCCGTATGTGTCGCGGCCAAATGAGCGCAAGGATTTCTTTAACACCGGCTACCAGATGCAGAATAACGTGTCGTTCTCGGGCGGCGACAAAGACACTAAAATCTACGTTTCCTATCAGAACACTCACAACAAAGGTATTCTACCTAAGGACGAATATGACCGCAACACGTTCCGCACCAATGCTTCGCGCCAGATGGGCAAGCTCTCGGCCGGTGTGAACGTGTCGTACACCACCTATAAGGTCGACCAGACGACTGGTGGGGTGTACAACCAGTTATTGAACACCTCGTCGCTGATTCCGCTCTCTCGTTACAAAAATTGGCAAACCGACGTGTATGCTAACCCCAACGGCTATTACAACGAGTACTTCGCTAACCCCTACTTCAACCTCGACGATAACCGTCGCAGCACCCGCCGCAACACATTGGTCGGCAATATCGACTTAGGCTACAAGGTGACCAGCTGGCTATCGGCGCAGTACCGCGTGGGCCTGACTTCCATCAGTGAGGTCAGCAAGAGTTGGCAGGAGAAATTCACTTACTCGAACTACACGCTTACTCGACCGGTCAACTCCCGTACCAACATCCCAGGGACCGTGTCCGATCTGAGCAGCAGCGTGAACCGCCTCAACTCCGACCTGTTCCTCAACTTCGACAAAAGGTTTGGGGTAATTTCGGTGAAAGCCATTCTAGGCAATAACCTCCAAGTCAATAACGCCAACTACCAGAGCGTAGCGGCTAACGCCCTATTCGTGCCGGGCGTGTTTAACGTCAATAACCGCATCGGCGAACTGACCGGCGGGCAGGCTAGCTTCCGCTACCGCCAGGGCGCTTTCTTCGGCGACCTTACCCTCGGTTATAAAGACCTCGTGTACCTGCACGGTTCCGGCCGGCAGGAAACCGTGTCGACGCTGAGCAAAGACAACCGTTCCTACTTTTATCCGAGTGTTGATGCCTCGCTGGTACTGTCCGAAGCCATTCCCGTGCTGAAGGAGCTTTCCTTTTTCGACTACGGCAAAGTGCGCGGCGGCTACTCCAAAGTAGGGCAGGTGAACTTCCCTAATAGTTCGTCGGGTGTGGCTACCACGTATGGCGCCTATAACCTGGCGGCGGTCTACAACACGGGCAGCGGCTTCCCGTTTGGCTCTAACGCCTCCCTCACGCTCAGCAACCAGGTAATACAGCCTAGCCTGAAACCAGAGTTTACGCACTCCACCGAGGTAGGAACCGAGCTAAGCTTCCTGCGGCAGCGCGTGAGTCTGGCGGCTACTTACTACTACCAGCTTTCCATCAACCAAACTATTGCGGCGAGCATTGCTCCTTCCGGGGGCTACAGCTCGTACCTACTCAATGCCGGCCGGGTACAGAACAATGGGGTGGAAGTAGAACTGAACCTCACGCCTATCGAGAGCCGTGGGGGCTTCACGTGGCGCGTTGGAGGTAACTACAACTACAATAACAACAAGGTGCTCAAGATTACGGACCAGACCAAGCAGTTGGCCTTGTCTACTACCAGCGACAATGGGCAGGCGCAGATCTACGCAATCGAAGGGCAGCCTTACCCGGTTATCCAGGGTACCGACTACAACCGCGACAGCCAAGGCCGTGTTATCCTTACTTACATCAACCTAGGTCAGGCCACCGCCGCCGACGGTACCAAGTATGACCGCCAGGGCTGGGTGCCCTCGCAGGCCAGCCAGCTAACTAACTTCGGCAATTCACTGCCCAAGCACAAGTACGGCTTCAACACCAGCCTCACCTTCAAAGGCCTGACCCTGGCCGCGCAGGCTGAGTACCGCACGGGCTACTATATCTACCACGGGGTGGGCTCTACTATGGACTTCACAGGGGCTTCGGCGCGCAGTGCTTCTACTGGTCGCCTGCCTTTCGTGATGCCGAACTCTTCGGTGCTCTCCGCTGACGGCGTAAACTACGAAGCCAACACCACCAACCTGACGCCAGGTGGAGCTGAGTTCTGGGCCAACAGCTCCTACAATCGCAACATTGCCGCCAACTACATCACCAAGGGCGACTTTTTCAAGCTGCGCGAGTTGTCGCTAAGCTACGCCGTGCCCGCTACGCTGCTGAGCAATGCCAAATTCATCAAGGGGCTGAACCTCAATCTCTACGGCCGTAACCTGTTCTTGTGGGTTCCTAAGGAAAACCAGTGGACCGACCCGGAGTTCAGCAACCAGAGCGGCAACGCCATTGGCATCAACGACGTGGGCCAGACGCCGCCCACCCGCTTCTACGGTGCTAGCTTGTCGGCCACCTTCTAA
- a CDS encoding GNAT family N-acetyltransferase translates to MKPTIRHSKDDQTFYATLDGYESELAYSQPTHELIDFVHTFVDENLRGQGVGEALAQAGLAYAREHHLRVRTSCEFMAAYVKRHHAEYQDILA, encoded by the coding sequence ATGAAGCCCACTATCCGCCACAGCAAAGATGACCAGACCTTTTACGCTACGCTCGACGGCTACGAATCGGAGCTAGCTTACAGCCAGCCAACCCATGAGCTAATCGACTTCGTGCACACGTTTGTTGACGAAAACCTGCGCGGCCAAGGGGTTGGAGAGGCTCTAGCACAAGCTGGATTAGCGTATGCCCGTGAGCATCATTTGCGCGTGCGCACAAGCTGCGAGTTCATGGCTGCTTACGTAAAACGCCACCACGCTGAGTATCAAGATATACTGGCGTAG
- a CDS encoding T9SS type A sorting domain-containing protein: MRFSFYSHISKKLASARVLLGASLLVLSPVLSWAQYTTSQNFESANRGGNLRYTTSGDGAFFSGNSGDSYSPENSPLYVRSPDAPAAINSFGVKNESPANNIGNVVTADINFRNVQFTGTNNEATLTFRLAVFSINGNGNGNGNNPNGLESNGSIVVGINPDSAANPTNYQDVLTIRGGGSGTKWSFTDNLSTPPSTLPSTPGYNNVKVFSSNSLLNTHYTQIRVSLATLSQAKIRIRLNASSRTVLLVDDVLISSNSPLPVELVRFTAEAQEKNVALHWITASEKNSDYFEVQRSTNGEIFAAIGKVQGEGTTSSISNYLFTDRAPVNGLAYYRLRQVDLDGTESYSPVQAVEWKGDAAVASFYPNPSAESITFTGTEGVLHYRIYNVKGQQVAIGEAASGSTVDLRAVPAGMYLLELSNKGQRTVQRFVRL, encoded by the coding sequence ATGCGTTTTTCCTTCTACTCCCATATTTCTAAGAAGCTAGCTTCTGCCCGAGTCTTATTAGGGGCTTCCTTGCTGGTATTGAGCCCGGTTCTAAGTTGGGCACAGTATACTACCTCGCAGAATTTTGAGTCGGCCAATCGGGGCGGTAACCTACGTTATACGACTAGCGGTGATGGAGCCTTTTTCTCAGGCAATTCCGGCGATTCTTACTCACCAGAAAATAGTCCTTTGTACGTTCGTTCTCCTGATGCTCCTGCAGCTATCAACTCATTCGGAGTTAAGAATGAATCTCCTGCTAACAACATTGGCAACGTAGTCACTGCAGATATCAATTTCCGTAACGTGCAGTTTACAGGTACAAATAATGAAGCTACTTTGACTTTTCGCCTTGCTGTTTTCTCTATTAATGGCAATGGCAATGGCAACGGCAATAATCCTAATGGTCTGGAAAGCAATGGTTCGATTGTAGTTGGCATTAACCCAGATAGCGCAGCTAATCCCACAAACTATCAAGATGTACTTACGATTCGTGGGGGCGGCAGCGGCACAAAATGGAGCTTCACTGATAATCTTAGCACACCTCCTAGCACTCTACCTTCAACGCCAGGTTACAACAACGTCAAAGTTTTTTCTTCAAATAGTTTACTTAATACCCATTACACACAAATTCGAGTAAGTCTCGCTACCCTGTCGCAAGCCAAAATCCGGATAAGGCTGAATGCTAGTTCTAGAACCGTACTTCTAGTTGACGACGTATTAATCTCCAGCAATAGCCCCCTACCCGTTGAACTCGTACGCTTTACTGCCGAAGCGCAGGAGAAGAACGTGGCACTGCACTGGATTACGGCTTCCGAGAAGAACAGCGACTATTTTGAAGTGCAGCGCAGCACCAACGGCGAGATCTTCGCTGCTATTGGCAAGGTGCAAGGGGAAGGCACCACGTCCAGCATATCTAATTACCTGTTCACCGACCGTGCGCCGGTGAATGGCCTAGCCTACTACCGCTTGCGTCAAGTGGACCTAGATGGCACTGAAAGCTACTCGCCGGTACAAGCCGTGGAGTGGAAAGGTGATGCGGCAGTAGCATCCTTCTACCCCAACCCAAGCGCAGAATCCATTACGTTTACGGGCACTGAGGGCGTGCTCCACTACCGCATCTATAATGTAAAAGGGCAGCAAGTCGCAATCGGTGAGGCAGCAAGCGGCAGCACCGTAGACCTGCGCGCCGTGCCAGCAGGCATGTACTTGCTAGAACTGAGCAACAAAGGCCAACGCACCGTACAACGCTTCGTGCGACTATAA
- a CDS encoding SusD/RagB family nutrient-binding outer membrane lipoprotein, giving the protein MKNTIAKLLVAATLVSLSTGCESFYDINDNPNSVTPDKVVPSAILAQALKVTADTYGLTLNVYGSWTAGYWGKTGTVNGYNEERTYTYGATYYQGFWGNTYDNLKDYDGIEKSASAQGLLYHAAIAKIMKAFNYQLLVDQYNNIPYTQSLQADAEVPLIAPQYDKAEDIYKDLALRLDEAVAAIKTAPTTTQSVGAEDIMFGGNMTSWVKFANTLKLRMLLRQSFVPSLDSYVRTEMTKLQSATDGFVTTDVVVQPGYIQTSGKLNPLWGNYRANATGSRIAQSNYQNGTQFIIDQYDKNNDPRVSQLYVKATAGTFNGTYKGVVLGDPNPLPGSTQISRWKDYGGILKGYDAPVPLLLAAESYFLQAEAKSRGYLTGGDAGAKTDYNNGIRASFVYFYTPAPSQSTTANNVSANAVPDYTKYLATNTANKMVNWDVASDRPDKLDKIIYQKYLAMNTVTAIEAWNEYRRTAYPKFPASLQSSSPRTDKLPLRLMYPQTEVSTNSSNVPADVNQFTSKIFWDVLD; this is encoded by the coding sequence ATGAAAAATACCATAGCAAAGCTTTTGGTGGCTGCCACCCTCGTGTCGCTGTCGACCGGCTGCGAGTCGTTTTACGACATTAATGATAACCCTAACAGCGTAACTCCAGATAAGGTAGTTCCGTCTGCCATTCTGGCCCAGGCTCTAAAAGTGACGGCTGATACCTACGGCCTTACTTTGAATGTCTACGGTAGCTGGACGGCTGGCTATTGGGGCAAGACGGGTACCGTAAACGGCTACAACGAGGAGCGTACCTACACTTACGGTGCCACGTATTATCAGGGATTTTGGGGAAATACGTACGACAACCTGAAGGATTACGACGGTATTGAGAAAAGCGCCTCCGCACAAGGGCTTCTCTACCACGCCGCTATTGCCAAGATCATGAAGGCCTTTAATTACCAACTGCTAGTCGATCAATACAACAACATTCCGTATACTCAATCGTTGCAGGCCGATGCGGAAGTACCCCTCATTGCGCCTCAATATGATAAGGCTGAGGACATTTACAAAGACTTGGCATTGCGGTTGGACGAAGCCGTGGCAGCCATCAAAACGGCCCCTACCACGACCCAGTCCGTGGGAGCAGAGGATATTATGTTTGGAGGCAACATGACCAGTTGGGTGAAGTTTGCCAATACACTTAAGCTGCGTATGTTGCTGCGGCAATCCTTCGTGCCATCATTAGATAGCTACGTGCGCACCGAAATGACTAAGCTCCAGTCGGCCACAGATGGCTTCGTGACGACGGACGTGGTAGTGCAGCCTGGTTACATCCAAACGTCGGGCAAGCTAAACCCTCTTTGGGGTAACTACCGTGCCAACGCCACGGGTTCGCGCATTGCTCAGAGTAACTACCAGAACGGTACGCAGTTCATCATCGACCAATACGATAAGAACAACGACCCAAGGGTGTCGCAGCTTTATGTGAAGGCCACCGCTGGGACCTTCAACGGCACCTACAAAGGCGTGGTGCTCGGCGACCCAAATCCGCTACCCGGTAGCACTCAAATTTCGCGGTGGAAAGACTACGGCGGCATCTTGAAGGGCTACGACGCGCCAGTGCCGCTGCTACTGGCGGCTGAAAGCTACTTCCTGCAAGCTGAAGCCAAGTCGCGCGGCTATCTGACTGGAGGGGACGCCGGCGCCAAAACTGATTATAACAATGGAATTCGTGCCTCGTTCGTGTATTTCTACACGCCCGCCCCGAGCCAGTCGACAACGGCCAACAACGTGTCAGCCAACGCGGTACCGGACTACACCAAGTACTTGGCAACTAATACTGCTAACAAAATGGTTAACTGGGACGTCGCCTCCGACCGCCCGGATAAGCTGGATAAGATCATCTACCAGAAGTATTTGGCTATGAATACAGTAACGGCCATCGAAGCGTGGAACGAGTATCGCCGCACAGCGTATCCGAAATTTCCGGCCTCTTTGCAGTCAAGCTCACCGCGGACCGACAAATTACCGCTACGTCTGATGTACCCCCAGACGGAAGTGAGTACGAATAGCTCAAATGTGCCAGCAGATGTCAACCAGTTTACGTCCAAGATTTTCTGGGACGTACTGGACTAA
- a CDS encoding TonB-dependent receptor family protein, which translates to MPQRYYLLSLLLVQLPAHAQNLASAPDTTRAVRLPEATVTGYGTRLPLRRTAAAIGVVDATTIERFNQTSLTQAVNTLPGVRLEERATASYRISVRGSTLRSPFGVRNVKVYYNDIPFTEAAGTTQLNLLDPAIIGRIEVIKGPAGSVYGAGTGGVLLFENRKPRPEEARAQVGFTAGSFGLRRYSVVAESGTATGYLRAQYARQSVDGYREQSALRRDVFALDGEFAPSEKRTLAVHGLYTDINYQLPGGLTRAQYEQNPRQARPSTATAPGTVAQKASYASRTALLGVSHEYRFSDRFSNKTTLYNSATTIQTPYLVDFERNTGVGWGGRSSFNYRTTLAQRPLRLSAGAELQNSFEDSRSYQNLAGVPGTLRYDDEIRTAAGFVFGQAELELPAGFLATVAASYNRQRYRIARISDAAKQPTNYQFERDFQPQVSPRVAVLKELTPRISAYASVSSGFSPPTDEEIRPSDGSLNRALQAERGTSYELGAKGNAFNNRLTFDLALFDFRLRQTIVTRTTDAGTSVFFNSGNTRQRGLEAAVSGWLWRPTTEAATLGTAQATGLRAWASFAYNHFRFGTYQNNDQDNTGKRLTGTAPQTLAAGLDANWQAGFYLNPTVSHQARIPLNDANTAYVTGYWTFGTRAGWRRTVLGHLETDIYAGIENALDRRYSLGNDLNAFGGRYFQPAPGRNYYAGATLGWKI; encoded by the coding sequence ATGCCCCAACGCTACTATTTGCTGTCGCTGCTTTTGGTGCAGCTGCCTGCTCACGCTCAAAACCTAGCTTCTGCGCCCGACACAACTCGCGCCGTGCGCCTACCTGAGGCCACCGTGACTGGCTACGGCACACGGTTGCCGCTGCGCCGCACGGCCGCTGCCATCGGCGTGGTCGATGCTACTACTATTGAGCGCTTTAATCAAACTTCGCTCACGCAGGCGGTAAACACGTTGCCCGGCGTGCGGTTGGAAGAACGGGCCACGGCGAGCTACCGCATTAGCGTGCGGGGCAGCACGCTTCGCTCACCCTTTGGCGTACGCAACGTGAAGGTGTACTACAACGACATTCCGTTCACGGAGGCTGCCGGCACCACGCAGCTCAATCTGCTCGATCCCGCCATTATTGGGCGCATTGAGGTGATCAAAGGACCTGCGGGTAGCGTGTACGGGGCCGGCACAGGTGGCGTACTCTTGTTTGAAAACCGTAAGCCTAGGCCCGAGGAGGCCAGAGCCCAAGTTGGGTTCACGGCTGGCAGCTTTGGCTTGCGGCGCTACTCAGTGGTGGCGGAAAGCGGTACTGCGACTGGCTACTTGCGCGCGCAATATGCCCGTCAATCGGTGGATGGCTACCGAGAGCAGAGCGCCCTGCGTCGCGACGTATTTGCCCTAGATGGTGAGTTCGCGCCCTCCGAAAAGCGTACCCTCGCAGTGCATGGTCTCTACACCGATATCAATTACCAACTGCCCGGTGGCCTCACGCGGGCCCAGTACGAGCAGAACCCGCGCCAAGCGCGACCAAGTACGGCTACGGCACCCGGTACGGTAGCGCAGAAGGCCTCATATGCATCGCGTACGGCGCTGCTCGGCGTAAGTCACGAGTACCGATTCTCTGACCGTTTTTCGAACAAAACTACACTGTATAATTCGGCTACAACTATCCAAACGCCTTACTTAGTGGATTTTGAGCGGAATACGGGCGTGGGTTGGGGCGGCCGCTCCAGTTTCAACTATCGTACAACGCTAGCGCAACGTCCGCTACGGCTGAGTGCCGGGGCTGAGCTTCAAAACAGCTTCGAAGACTCGCGTAGCTACCAGAACCTAGCAGGTGTACCCGGTACGTTGCGCTACGACGACGAGATTCGGACAGCAGCCGGGTTCGTATTCGGGCAGGCGGAATTGGAGTTGCCGGCTGGTTTTCTAGCTACCGTGGCAGCTAGCTACAACCGGCAGCGCTACCGCATCGCCCGGATTTCGGATGCAGCCAAGCAACCCACTAATTACCAATTTGAGCGCGACTTCCAGCCGCAGGTGTCGCCACGGGTGGCCGTGCTCAAGGAGCTTACCCCGCGCATTTCGGCCTACGCCAGCGTGAGCAGTGGCTTTTCGCCGCCGACCGACGAAGAAATTCGTCCTTCGGATGGCAGCTTAAATCGAGCCTTGCAAGCGGAGCGCGGCACCAGCTACGAGCTAGGTGCAAAAGGCAACGCGTTCAACAACCGCCTCACCTTCGACCTCGCTTTGTTCGACTTTCGCCTGCGACAAACCATCGTGACGCGCACCACCGATGCGGGCACTAGCGTGTTCTTCAACTCTGGCAACACGCGGCAGCGTGGCCTCGAAGCTGCTGTGAGTGGCTGGCTCTGGCGCCCCACTACCGAAGCTGCGACCCTAGGTACTGCCCAAGCTACCGGACTGCGGGCGTGGGCGAGCTTTGCCTACAATCATTTTCGCTTCGGCACTTACCAGAATAACGACCAAGATAATACGGGTAAGCGCCTGACTGGCACTGCTCCGCAGACCCTGGCGGCTGGTCTCGATGCAAATTGGCAGGCCGGTTTTTACCTCAACCCAACCGTTAGTCACCAAGCACGCATTCCGCTCAACGATGCCAATACCGCGTACGTCACCGGCTACTGGACGTTCGGGACACGCGCCGGTTGGCGCCGTACCGTGCTAGGCCACCTAGAGACTGATATTTATGCGGGCATTGAGAATGCGCTGGACCGGCGCTACAGCCTAGGCAACGATTTGAACGCCTTCGGCGGCCGCTATTTTCAGCCCGCGCCTGGGCGCAATTATTATGCGGGAGCAACCCTAGGTTGGAAAATTTGA
- a CDS encoding fasciclin domain-containing protein — MTKYFFPTLTLALALNLGAASTTFAQTKTKEKSDDEKTKVKEDGVMTKTKVSKDGKVKVKGKTDDGTKVKGKTQQLTPTSFISTPAAPIGVVVGGALMTPDKNLVANAVNSTEHTTLVAVVEAAGLAKTLEADGPFTIFAPTNAAFDKLPAGTVNSLVLPGHKNKVANILSYHVVPGRITAADLQDGQTLTTVEGEQLTVVKTKDTVMLRDGKGSVANVTIPDVLSSNGVTHVVDAVLMPAK; from the coding sequence ATGACTAAGTATTTCTTTCCTACTCTCACGCTTGCCCTAGCTTTAAACCTAGGTGCAGCTTCTACGACTTTCGCTCAAACCAAAACCAAGGAAAAATCGGACGACGAAAAGACCAAGGTGAAGGAGGACGGCGTGATGACGAAAACCAAAGTCTCGAAAGACGGCAAGGTTAAAGTAAAGGGCAAAACCGACGACGGCACCAAGGTAAAAGGCAAAACCCAACAGCTAACTCCCACCAGCTTCATTAGTACGCCTGCCGCGCCGATAGGCGTAGTAGTAGGCGGGGCCCTGATGACACCCGATAAAAATCTTGTTGCAAATGCCGTTAACTCGACGGAGCACACAACGCTAGTGGCCGTAGTAGAAGCCGCTGGGTTAGCAAAAACGCTGGAAGCAGATGGGCCTTTCACCATCTTTGCGCCTACTAATGCGGCATTCGACAAGCTTCCCGCTGGCACGGTGAACTCACTGGTGCTGCCTGGCCACAAGAATAAAGTAGCGAATATCCTCTCTTACCACGTCGTGCCAGGCCGCATCACCGCCGCTGATTTGCAAGACGGCCAGACGTTAACCACGGTAGAAGGCGAACAGCTTACCGTCGTCAAAACCAAAGACACCGTGATGCTGCGCGATGGAAAAGGCAGCGTAGCGAACGTTACCATTCCAGATGTACTGTCTAGTAATGGGGTGACGCACGTCGTTGATGCCGTGCTCATGCCCGCTAAGTAG